Proteins encoded by one window of Homo sapiens chromosome 10, GRCh38.p14 Primary Assembly:
- the ZNF487 gene encoding zinc finger protein 487 isoform 3 (isoform 3 is encoded by transcript variant 5), with protein sequence MVNKPGSVSFSDVAVGFTQEEWQHLDSAQRTPYRDMMLENYSLLLSVGYCITKPEVVCKLEHGQVLWILEEESPSQSHLDCCIDDDLMEKRQENQDQHLQKVDFVNNKTLTMDRNGVLGKTFSLDTNPILSRKIRGNCDSSGMNLNNISELIISNRSSFVRNPAECNVRGKFLLCMKRENPYARGKPLEYDGNGKAVSQNEDLFRHQYIQTLKQCFEYNQCGKAFHEEAACSTHKRVCSWETL encoded by the exons GGATCAGTGTCCTTCAGTGATGTGGCTGTGGGCTTCACCCAGGAGGAGTGGCAGCATCTGGACTCTGCTCAGAGGACCCCGTACAGAGACATGATGCTGGAGAACTACAGCCTCCTCCTCTCAGTGG GATATTGCATTACCAAACCAGAGGTGGTTTGCAAGTTGGAGCATGGACAGGTGCTGTGGATATTAGAGGAAGAGTCCCCAAGTCAGAGCCACCTAG ACTGCTGCATAGATGATGACCTGATGGagaagagacaggaaaatcaAGACCAGCATTTGCAGAAAGTTGATTTTGTCAACAATAAAACACTGACTATGGACAGAAATGGTGTATTAGGAAAAACATTTTCTCTTGACACAAACCCCATTCTATCAAGAAAAATACGTGGCAACTGTGACTCATCTGGAATgaatttgaataatatttcagaATTAATTATTAGTAATAGAAGCTCCTTTGTAAGGAACCCTGCTGAGTGTAATGTACGTGGGAAATTTCTCCTCTGTATGAAGCGTGAGAATCCTTATGCCAGAGGGAAACCTTTGGAATATGATGGAAATGGGAAAGCCGTCTCTCAGAATGAGGACTTATTTAGGCATCAGTATATTCAAACTCTTAAGCAGTGTTTTGAATACAATCAGTGTGGGAAGGCTTTTCATGAAGAGGCAGCCTGCAGTACCCATAAGAGAGTGTGCTCATGGGAGACCCTGTGA
- the ZNF487 gene encoding zinc finger protein 487 isoform 2 (isoform 2 is encoded by transcript variant 4) — protein sequence MVNKPGSVSFSDVAVGFTQEEWQHLDSAQRTPYRDMMLENYSLLLSVDCCIDDDLMEKRQENQDQHLQKVDFVNNKTLTMDRNGVLGKTFSLDTNPILSRKIRGNCDSSGMNLNNISELIISNRSSFVRNPAECNVRGKFLLCMKRENPYARGKPLEYDGNGKAVSQNEDLFRHQYIQTLKQCFEYNQCGKAFHEEAACSTHKRVCSWETL from the exons GGATCAGTGTCCTTCAGTGATGTGGCTGTGGGCTTCACCCAGGAGGAGTGGCAGCATCTGGACTCTGCTCAGAGGACCCCGTACAGAGACATGATGCTGGAGAACTACAGCCTCCTCCTCTCAGTGG ACTGCTGCATAGATGATGACCTGATGGagaagagacaggaaaatcaAGACCAGCATTTGCAGAAAGTTGATTTTGTCAACAATAAAACACTGACTATGGACAGAAATGGTGTATTAGGAAAAACATTTTCTCTTGACACAAACCCCATTCTATCAAGAAAAATACGTGGCAACTGTGACTCATCTGGAATgaatttgaataatatttcagaATTAATTATTAGTAATAGAAGCTCCTTTGTAAGGAACCCTGCTGAGTGTAATGTACGTGGGAAATTTCTCCTCTGTATGAAGCGTGAGAATCCTTATGCCAGAGGGAAACCTTTGGAATATGATGGAAATGGGAAAGCCGTCTCTCAGAATGAGGACTTATTTAGGCATCAGTATATTCAAACTCTTAAGCAGTGTTTTGAATACAATCAGTGTGGGAAGGCTTTTCATGAAGAGGCAGCCTGCAGTACCCATAAGAGAGTGTGCTCATGGGAGACCCTGTGA
- the ZNF487 gene encoding zinc finger protein 487 isoform X2, giving the protein MHIIFEGSVSFSDVAVGFTQEEWQHLDSAQRTPYRDMMLENYSLLLSVDCCIDDDLMEKRQENQDQHLQKVDFVNNKTLTMDRNGVLGKTFSLDTNPILSRKIRGNCDSSGMNLNNISELIISNRSSFVRNPAECNVRGKFLLCMKRENPYARGKPLEYDGNGKAVSQNEDLFRHQYIQTLKQCFEYNQCGKAFHEEAACSTHKRVCSWETL; this is encoded by the exons GGATCAGTGTCCTTCAGTGATGTGGCTGTGGGCTTCACCCAGGAGGAGTGGCAGCATCTGGACTCTGCTCAGAGGACCCCGTACAGAGACATGATGCTGGAGAACTACAGCCTCCTCCTCTCAGTGG ACTGCTGCATAGATGATGACCTGATGGagaagagacaggaaaatcaAGACCAGCATTTGCAGAAAGTTGATTTTGTCAACAATAAAACACTGACTATGGACAGAAATGGTGTATTAGGAAAAACATTTTCTCTTGACACAAACCCCATTCTATCAAGAAAAATACGTGGCAACTGTGACTCATCTGGAATgaatttgaataatatttcagaATTAATTATTAGTAATAGAAGCTCCTTTGTAAGGAACCCTGCTGAGTGTAATGTACGTGGGAAATTTCTCCTCTGTATGAAGCGTGAGAATCCTTATGCCAGAGGGAAACCTTTGGAATATGATGGAAATGGGAAAGCCGTCTCTCAGAATGAGGACTTATTTAGGCATCAGTATATTCAAACTCTTAAGCAGTGTTTTGAATACAATCAGTGTGGGAAGGCTTTTCATGAAGAGGCAGCCTGCAGTACCCATAAGAGAGTGTGCTCATGGGAGACCCTGTGA
- the ZNF487 gene encoding zinc finger protein 487 isoform X1 encodes MHIIFEGSVSFSDVAVGFTQEEWQHLDSAQRTPYRDMMLENYSLLLSVGYCITKPEVVCKLEHGQVLWILEEESPSQSHLDCCIDDDLMEKRQENQDQHLQKVDFVNNKTLTMDRNGVLGKTFSLDTNPILSRKIRGNCDSSGMNLNNISELIISNRSSFVRNPAECNVRGKFLLCMKRENPYARGKPLEYDGNGKAVSQNEDLFRHQYIQTLKQCFEYNQCGKAFHEEAACSTHKRVCSWETL; translated from the exons GGATCAGTGTCCTTCAGTGATGTGGCTGTGGGCTTCACCCAGGAGGAGTGGCAGCATCTGGACTCTGCTCAGAGGACCCCGTACAGAGACATGATGCTGGAGAACTACAGCCTCCTCCTCTCAGTGG GATATTGCATTACCAAACCAGAGGTGGTTTGCAAGTTGGAGCATGGACAGGTGCTGTGGATATTAGAGGAAGAGTCCCCAAGTCAGAGCCACCTAG ACTGCTGCATAGATGATGACCTGATGGagaagagacaggaaaatcaAGACCAGCATTTGCAGAAAGTTGATTTTGTCAACAATAAAACACTGACTATGGACAGAAATGGTGTATTAGGAAAAACATTTTCTCTTGACACAAACCCCATTCTATCAAGAAAAATACGTGGCAACTGTGACTCATCTGGAATgaatttgaataatatttcagaATTAATTATTAGTAATAGAAGCTCCTTTGTAAGGAACCCTGCTGAGTGTAATGTACGTGGGAAATTTCTCCTCTGTATGAAGCGTGAGAATCCTTATGCCAGAGGGAAACCTTTGGAATATGATGGAAATGGGAAAGCCGTCTCTCAGAATGAGGACTTATTTAGGCATCAGTATATTCAAACTCTTAAGCAGTGTTTTGAATACAATCAGTGTGGGAAGGCTTTTCATGAAGAGGCAGCCTGCAGTACCCATAAGAGAGTGTGCTCATGGGAGACCCTGTGA
- the ZNF487 gene encoding zinc finger protein 487 isoform X3 codes for MMLENYSLLLSVGYCITKPEVVCKLEHGQVLWILEEESPSQSHLDCCIDDDLMEKRQENQDQHLQKVDFVNNKTLTMDRNGVLGKTFSLDTNPILSRKIRGNCDSSGMNLNNISELIISNRSSFVRNPAECNVRGKFLLCMKRENPYARGKPLEYDGNGKAVSQNEDLFRHQYIQTLKQCFEYNQCGKAFHEEAACSTHKRVCSWETL; via the exons ATGATGCTGGAGAACTACAGCCTCCTCCTCTCAGTGG GATATTGCATTACCAAACCAGAGGTGGTTTGCAAGTTGGAGCATGGACAGGTGCTGTGGATATTAGAGGAAGAGTCCCCAAGTCAGAGCCACCTAG ACTGCTGCATAGATGATGACCTGATGGagaagagacaggaaaatcaAGACCAGCATTTGCAGAAAGTTGATTTTGTCAACAATAAAACACTGACTATGGACAGAAATGGTGTATTAGGAAAAACATTTTCTCTTGACACAAACCCCATTCTATCAAGAAAAATACGTGGCAACTGTGACTCATCTGGAATgaatttgaataatatttcagaATTAATTATTAGTAATAGAAGCTCCTTTGTAAGGAACCCTGCTGAGTGTAATGTACGTGGGAAATTTCTCCTCTGTATGAAGCGTGAGAATCCTTATGCCAGAGGGAAACCTTTGGAATATGATGGAAATGGGAAAGCCGTCTCTCAGAATGAGGACTTATTTAGGCATCAGTATATTCAAACTCTTAAGCAGTGTTTTGAATACAATCAGTGTGGGAAGGCTTTTCATGAAGAGGCAGCCTGCAGTACCCATAAGAGAGTGTGCTCATGGGAGACCCTGTGA
- the ZNF487 gene encoding zinc finger protein 487 isoform 4 (isoform 4 is encoded by transcript variant 6) has product MMLENYSLLLSVDCCIDDDLMEKRQENQDQHLQKVDFVNNKTLTMDRNGVLGKTFSLDTNPILSRKIRGNCDSSGMNLNNISELIISNRSSFVRNPAECNVRGKFLLCMKRENPYARGKPLEYDGNGKAVSQNEDLFRHQYIQTLKQCFEYNQCGKAFHEEAACSTHKRVCSWETL; this is encoded by the exons ATGATGCTGGAGAACTACAGCCTCCTCCTCTCAGTGG ACTGCTGCATAGATGATGACCTGATGGagaagagacaggaaaatcaAGACCAGCATTTGCAGAAAGTTGATTTTGTCAACAATAAAACACTGACTATGGACAGAAATGGTGTATTAGGAAAAACATTTTCTCTTGACACAAACCCCATTCTATCAAGAAAAATACGTGGCAACTGTGACTCATCTGGAATgaatttgaataatatttcagaATTAATTATTAGTAATAGAAGCTCCTTTGTAAGGAACCCTGCTGAGTGTAATGTACGTGGGAAATTTCTCCTCTGTATGAAGCGTGAGAATCCTTATGCCAGAGGGAAACCTTTGGAATATGATGGAAATGGGAAAGCCGTCTCTCAGAATGAGGACTTATTTAGGCATCAGTATATTCAAACTCTTAAGCAGTGTTTTGAATACAATCAGTGTGGGAAGGCTTTTCATGAAGAGGCAGCCTGCAGTACCCATAAGAGAGTGTGCTCATGGGAGACCCTGTGA
- the ZNF487 gene encoding zinc finger protein 487 isoform 1 (isoform 1 is encoded by transcript variant 3) — MLENYSLLLSVGYCITKPEVVCKLEHGQVLWILEEESPSQSHLDCCIDDDLMEKRQENQDQHLQKVDFVNNKTLTMDRNGVLGKTFSLDTNPILSRKIRGNCDSSGMNLNNISELIISNRSSFVRNPAECNVRGKFLLCMKRENPYARGKPLEYDGNGKAVSQNEDLFRHQYIQTLKQCFEYNQCGKAFHEEAACSTHKRVCSWETL; from the exons ATGCTGGAGAACTACAGCCTCCTCCTCTCAGTGG GATATTGCATTACCAAACCAGAGGTGGTTTGCAAGTTGGAGCATGGACAGGTGCTGTGGATATTAGAGGAAGAGTCCCCAAGTCAGAGCCACCTAG ACTGCTGCATAGATGATGACCTGATGGagaagagacaggaaaatcaAGACCAGCATTTGCAGAAAGTTGATTTTGTCAACAATAAAACACTGACTATGGACAGAAATGGTGTATTAGGAAAAACATTTTCTCTTGACACAAACCCCATTCTATCAAGAAAAATACGTGGCAACTGTGACTCATCTGGAATgaatttgaataatatttcagaATTAATTATTAGTAATAGAAGCTCCTTTGTAAGGAACCCTGCTGAGTGTAATGTACGTGGGAAATTTCTCCTCTGTATGAAGCGTGAGAATCCTTATGCCAGAGGGAAACCTTTGGAATATGATGGAAATGGGAAAGCCGTCTCTCAGAATGAGGACTTATTTAGGCATCAGTATATTCAAACTCTTAAGCAGTGTTTTGAATACAATCAGTGTGGGAAGGCTTTTCATGAAGAGGCAGCCTGCAGTACCCATAAGAGAGTGTGCTCATGGGAGACCCTGTGA